In the genome of Myxococcus stipitatus, one region contains:
- a CDS encoding ABC transporter permease produces the protein MNSPAVVVAERAEEQSPGASSFQEKWGDRLNPLVVKEVRQGLRTRVFWVCFGLMLAACVVLSLIAFVETRDAAFTQHGQGFFLAYFTCLSVVHFIVIPYSAYRSLAREREDETWVLLVLTGLGPRKILRGKMTSFLVQAGLYASAVGPFLLFSYYLNGISLPTILLVLGLGGAWLLFLTVVAVCAATLADSRMGRALIHFVVLGALAVGWGSVMISTGVWLESGSRLLQLKELTRSVGTGLVWMLAEGWLLFEVAASRLSLSTENYTRGPRRAVVGQLVVALVGGLLLWWDSGFEPDVAGIFGVIGALHLGLVCLFVATDVDGQARALRPATRFYSLFRPGALRGFRLTVLLLVGWCAVWLGIEWAWDDGLTKTLIGRMLTVVMPAYVLLYLSLGIVVGRMGSSDRFSSPASVRVLIVLLVGLGSGVPPLVAAFLGVDTAHVDLNLLNPVVGMNLFSSTDYEDGVSHTLMSWRQVGIVVAVSLIMAFLADRVLSAREKWAHRS, from the coding sequence ATGAACTCGCCCGCGGTGGTGGTGGCGGAGCGCGCGGAGGAGCAGTCCCCCGGCGCCAGCTCCTTTCAGGAGAAGTGGGGAGACCGGCTCAACCCGCTGGTGGTGAAGGAGGTCCGTCAGGGCCTGCGCACCCGGGTGTTCTGGGTGTGCTTCGGGTTGATGCTGGCCGCGTGTGTCGTGCTGTCGCTCATCGCGTTCGTCGAGACGCGTGACGCGGCCTTCACGCAGCACGGCCAGGGCTTCTTCCTCGCGTACTTCACCTGCTTGTCGGTGGTGCACTTCATCGTCATCCCGTACAGCGCGTATCGCTCGCTGGCGCGTGAGCGCGAGGACGAGACGTGGGTGCTGCTGGTGCTGACGGGCCTGGGGCCTCGGAAGATCCTGCGTGGCAAGATGACGTCCTTCCTGGTGCAGGCGGGACTGTATGCCTCGGCGGTGGGGCCGTTCCTGTTGTTCAGTTACTACCTCAACGGGATTTCACTTCCGACCATCCTGCTGGTGCTGGGGTTGGGGGGCGCGTGGCTGTTGTTCCTGACGGTGGTGGCGGTGTGCGCCGCGACGTTGGCGGACAGTCGGATGGGCCGAGCGTTGATTCACTTCGTGGTGCTGGGCGCGCTGGCCGTGGGCTGGGGCTCGGTGATGATCAGCACGGGGGTGTGGCTGGAGTCGGGCAGCCGCCTCCTGCAGCTGAAGGAGCTGACGCGGTCGGTGGGCACCGGGCTGGTGTGGATGCTCGCGGAGGGGTGGCTGCTGTTCGAGGTGGCCGCGTCCCGGCTGTCGCTCTCCACGGAGAACTACACGCGAGGGCCTCGGCGCGCGGTGGTGGGGCAGTTGGTGGTGGCGCTGGTGGGCGGCCTGTTGCTCTGGTGGGACTCCGGCTTCGAGCCCGATGTGGCGGGGATTTTCGGCGTCATCGGCGCCCTGCACCTGGGGCTCGTGTGCCTCTTCGTGGCGACGGATGTGGATGGCCAGGCTCGCGCGCTGCGTCCCGCCACCCGGTTCTATTCCCTGTTCCGACCCGGGGCCTTGCGAGGCTTCCGGTTGACGGTGCTGCTGCTGGTGGGCTGGTGCGCGGTGTGGCTGGGGATTGAGTGGGCGTGGGATGACGGGCTCACGAAGACCCTCATCGGCCGCATGCTGACGGTGGTGATGCCGGCGTATGTCCTGCTCTACCTGTCACTGGGGATTGTGGTGGGACGCATGGGGAGCTCGGACCGGTTCTCGTCGCCGGCGTCGGTGCGGGTGTTGATTGTGCTGCTGGTGGGCCTGGGGTCGGGAGTGCCGCCGCTGGTGGCGGCGTTCCTGGGGGTCGATACGGCGCATGTGGACCTCAACCTCCTGAACCCGGTGGTGGGGATGAACCTCTTCAGCTCCACGGACTACGAGGATGGGGTGAGCCATACGCTCATGTCGTGGCGGCAGGTGGGCATCGTGGTGGCGGTGTCGCTCATCATGGCCTTCCTGGCGGACCGGGTCCTGAGTGCGCGTGAGAAGTGGGCGCATCGGTCGTGA
- a CDS encoding ABC transporter ATP-binding protein, with protein MSALLEVKGLRRDYGALRAVDDVTFQLEAGSILGFIGPNGAGKSTTLRILATLDSPTSGEVLLGGHSLVDTPDRVRPLIGYMPDRYGTYDDVTVYEFLDFFARAYGLTGAKRRQRVDSVMGFTGLGPLADKLTTALSKGMRQRVALGRTLLHDPKLLLLDEPADGLDPRARIELRELLRALADQGKAVIISSHILTELAEICDTCAIIEQGRLLATGKVGDILQQGTSVAELELSVRLAVGADAEAAWSRAERLLLEQPRVVRVSREADSLRVSLALEPGAEVKPPEVAAALLAVLVTAGLPVCAFGPRERNLEDAFMTVTKGRLA; from the coding sequence ATGAGTGCGTTGTTGGAGGTGAAGGGGTTGCGGCGTGACTACGGCGCGCTGCGGGCGGTGGATGACGTGACGTTCCAGCTGGAGGCCGGGAGCATCCTGGGCTTCATCGGCCCCAACGGCGCGGGCAAGAGCACCACGCTGCGCATCCTGGCCACGCTGGACTCGCCCACGTCGGGCGAGGTGCTGCTCGGCGGGCACTCGCTGGTGGACACGCCCGACCGGGTGCGTCCGCTCATCGGCTACATGCCGGACCGGTACGGCACCTACGACGACGTCACCGTCTACGAGTTCCTGGACTTCTTCGCGCGGGCGTATGGCCTGACGGGCGCGAAGCGGCGCCAGCGCGTGGACTCGGTGATGGGCTTCACGGGGCTGGGGCCGCTGGCGGACAAGCTCACCACGGCGCTGTCGAAGGGCATGCGGCAGCGCGTGGCGCTGGGGCGCACGCTGCTGCACGACCCGAAGCTGTTGCTCCTGGATGAGCCCGCGGACGGCCTGGACCCGCGCGCCCGCATCGAGCTGCGCGAGCTGCTGCGCGCGCTGGCGGACCAGGGCAAGGCGGTCATCATCTCCAGCCACATCCTCACGGAGCTGGCGGAAATCTGTGACACCTGCGCCATCATCGAGCAGGGGCGCCTGCTCGCCACGGGCAAGGTGGGGGACATCCTCCAGCAGGGCACCAGCGTCGCCGAGCTGGAGCTGTCGGTGCGGCTCGCGGTGGGCGCGGACGCGGAGGCGGCGTGGTCGCGCGCGGAGCGGCTGTTGTTGGAGCAGCCCCGCGTGGTGCGAGTCTCGCGAGAGGCTGACTCGCTGCGCGTGAGCCTGGCGCTGGAGCCGGGAGCGGAGGTGAAGCCGCCCGAGGTGGCGGCGGCGCTCCTGGCGGTGCTGGTGACGGCGGGCCTGCCGGTGTGTGCCTTTGGTCCGAGGGAGCGCAACCTCGAGGACGCGTTCATGACGGTGACGAAGGGGAGGTTGGCATGA
- a CDS encoding AAA family ATPase gives MAAELLSPAEAQGAAEVASRLKEHLNTVLLDQESVVEQVVVAVLARGHVLLEGLPGLGKTELCKSLARLLALPFRRIQFTPDLLPGDITGTYVLEGEGRRDFVFREGPLFASLVLADEINRSSPKTQAALLEAMQERRVTVLGQTRPLPDPFFVLATQNPIELEGTYPLPEAQLDRFLFRIQVPPVGAKTLRTLLTTRVRGAPPELSPVLDAEGLARLFAASDRVHLPGPVADFIGRLVEATDPRQASAPDAVRRFVRYGASPRAALALAAAGRARALLGGRPNVGFDDVVATAPAVLNHRLVLAYEASLEKVASPDVVRALLQAVPEVPRD, from the coding sequence GTGGCAGCGGAGCTTCTCAGTCCCGCCGAGGCCCAGGGGGCGGCGGAGGTCGCATCCCGGCTCAAGGAGCACCTCAATACGGTGCTGTTGGACCAGGAGTCGGTCGTCGAGCAGGTCGTCGTCGCGGTGCTCGCGCGCGGACACGTGCTCCTGGAGGGCCTGCCGGGTCTGGGCAAGACGGAGCTGTGCAAGTCGTTGGCGCGGCTGCTCGCGCTGCCCTTCCGTCGCATCCAGTTCACCCCGGACCTGCTGCCCGGCGACATCACCGGCACCTACGTGCTGGAGGGAGAAGGCCGCCGGGACTTCGTCTTCCGCGAGGGCCCGCTCTTCGCGAGCCTCGTGCTGGCGGACGAAATCAACCGCTCCAGCCCCAAGACGCAGGCGGCGCTGCTGGAGGCCATGCAGGAGCGGCGCGTGACGGTGCTCGGCCAGACGCGTCCGCTGCCGGACCCGTTCTTCGTGCTGGCCACGCAGAACCCCATCGAGCTGGAGGGCACCTACCCGCTGCCCGAGGCGCAGCTGGACCGCTTCCTCTTCCGCATCCAGGTTCCGCCCGTGGGCGCCAAGACGCTGCGCACGCTGCTCACCACGCGCGTTCGAGGCGCGCCGCCGGAGCTGTCGCCGGTGCTGGACGCCGAAGGGCTCGCGCGCTTGTTCGCCGCGTCCGACCGGGTCCACCTGCCCGGTCCGGTGGCGGACTTCATCGGCCGGCTGGTGGAGGCCACCGACCCGCGCCAGGCCTCCGCGCCGGACGCCGTCCGCCGCTTCGTGCGCTATGGCGCGAGCCCTCGCGCGGCGCTCGCGCTCGCGGCGGCGGGGCGTGCACGGGCCCTCCTGGGAGGCCGTCCCAACGTGGGCTTCGATGACGTGGTGGCCACCGCGCCGGCCGTGCTCAACCACCGGCTGGTGCTGGCGTACGAGGCGTCGCTGGAGAAGGTGGCCTCTCCGGACGTGGTGCGCGCGCTCCTCCAGGCCGTGCCCGAGGTGCCGCGTGACTAG
- a CDS encoding alpha-amylase family glycosyl hydrolase produces MSMRETKQAEPRHPRKDFSETACKARSNEVVQRTARSRAAPELFGPADQLQVPDFLTAFVPLEPMPEPSWRPGMGAIPYDGGTTFRVWAPYAQRVQVVGDFSHWHAVELAREPSGNFSRDIASAGNGQQYQFIIQGRYGDWRWRNDPRASDVTHSTGNSVILDHRDFVWRYDSFFQMPAPHEAVIYELHIGTFNDSPGWGPGHWLSAIDKLDYLRELGVNLVELMPSAEFAGDFSWGYNPTFPFAPESAYGTPNDLKRFVDEAHRRGIGVIMDVVYNHLGPSDLPHWDFDGETLGRGGVYFYPDWRASTPWGDTRPDYGRSEVRDYLRDNALMWLREYHMDGLRVDATKEIRTASGVDNPAGWELLRSLTEAVKREFPWKLLIAEDMAADPAVTHPQGAGFDAQWDAAFVHPMRAALIAPFDEWRDLNAVRDALTFRYNGRSTQRIVYTESHDEVANGRSRLPTEVSPYNPGDVLAKKKALLGAVLTLTAPGIPMLFMGQEFLEDGHFDDGEPLDWSKAGWFGGILQAHRDLIRLRRNWHDTTAGLRGEHVHVFHLNHDDKVLAFHRWENGGPGDDVVVIVNLGHRAFSGYALGLPSDGPWRVRFNGDWQGYSPDFSGTSVQDVWGEWSGRDGMPASGQLSLGAYSAVILSKDRG; encoded by the coding sequence ATGTCGATGCGAGAGACGAAGCAGGCCGAGCCACGCCATCCGCGCAAGGACTTCAGCGAGACCGCGTGCAAGGCGCGGAGCAACGAGGTGGTGCAGCGCACCGCGCGCTCGCGTGCCGCGCCGGAGCTCTTCGGCCCCGCCGACCAGCTCCAAGTCCCCGACTTCCTCACCGCCTTCGTCCCGCTGGAGCCCATGCCGGAGCCGTCCTGGCGCCCGGGCATGGGCGCGATTCCCTACGACGGCGGCACCACCTTCCGGGTCTGGGCCCCCTATGCGCAGCGCGTGCAGGTGGTGGGTGACTTCAGCCACTGGCACGCGGTGGAGCTCGCCCGCGAGCCGTCGGGCAACTTCTCGCGAGACATCGCCAGCGCGGGCAATGGGCAGCAATACCAGTTCATCATCCAGGGTCGCTATGGCGACTGGCGCTGGCGCAATGACCCGCGCGCCTCCGACGTGACGCACTCCACGGGCAACAGCGTCATCCTGGACCACCGCGACTTCGTCTGGCGCTACGACAGCTTCTTCCAGATGCCGGCGCCGCACGAAGCCGTCATCTACGAGCTGCACATCGGCACGTTCAACGACTCGCCAGGATGGGGGCCGGGCCATTGGCTGAGCGCCATCGACAAGCTCGACTACCTGCGGGAGCTGGGCGTCAACCTGGTGGAGCTGATGCCCTCGGCCGAGTTCGCCGGTGACTTCTCCTGGGGCTACAACCCCACCTTCCCCTTCGCGCCGGAGAGCGCGTACGGCACGCCCAACGACTTGAAGCGCTTCGTGGACGAGGCCCACCGCCGAGGCATCGGCGTCATCATGGACGTCGTCTACAACCACCTGGGCCCCAGTGACCTGCCGCACTGGGATTTCGACGGGGAGACGCTGGGCCGGGGCGGCGTGTACTTCTATCCGGACTGGCGCGCGAGCACGCCGTGGGGTGACACGCGCCCGGACTACGGCCGCTCCGAGGTGCGCGACTACCTGCGGGACAACGCGCTCATGTGGCTGCGCGAGTACCACATGGACGGGCTGCGCGTGGACGCCACGAAGGAGATTCGCACCGCCAGCGGCGTGGACAATCCCGCGGGCTGGGAGCTCCTGCGCTCGCTCACCGAGGCGGTGAAGCGCGAGTTCCCGTGGAAGCTCCTCATCGCCGAGGACATGGCGGCCGACCCCGCCGTCACCCACCCGCAGGGAGCGGGCTTCGACGCGCAGTGGGACGCGGCCTTCGTGCACCCGATGCGCGCCGCGCTCATCGCGCCCTTCGACGAGTGGCGCGATTTGAACGCCGTTCGCGACGCGCTGACCTTCCGCTACAACGGCCGGAGCACGCAGCGCATCGTCTACACGGAGAGCCACGACGAGGTGGCCAACGGCCGCAGCCGGCTGCCGACCGAGGTCTCCCCGTACAACCCCGGCGACGTGCTCGCGAAGAAGAAGGCCCTGCTGGGCGCGGTGCTGACGCTCACCGCGCCGGGCATTCCCATGCTCTTCATGGGGCAGGAGTTCCTGGAGGACGGACACTTCGACGACGGCGAGCCGCTCGACTGGAGCAAGGCCGGGTGGTTCGGCGGAATCCTCCAGGCCCACCGGGACCTCATCCGGCTGCGCCGCAACTGGCACGACACCACCGCGGGCCTGCGCGGCGAGCACGTCCACGTCTTCCACCTCAACCACGACGACAAGGTGCTGGCCTTCCATCGCTGGGAGAACGGCGGACCGGGCGACGACGTGGTGGTCATCGTGAACCTGGGCCACCGCGCGTTCTCCGGGTACGCGCTGGGCCTGCCCTCGGATGGCCCGTGGCGGGTGCGCTTCAACGGGGACTGGCAGGGCTACTCGCCGGACTTCAGCGGCACCTCCGTCCAGGATGTCTGGGGCGAATGGAGCGGACGGGATGGCATGCCCGCGAGCGGCCAGTTATCTCTTGGGGCCTACAGCGCGGTCATCCTCTCGAAGGACCGCGGCTGA
- a CDS encoding AraC family transcriptional regulator: MLLARPADLAPRAPWPDMPLVVWPAALALWGPGETSSKHAHHAIHLMFRREGTLSVRAGSAKTDTRAAGVLVGPDVTHTVDARGGEVLLLFVEPESQDGLRLRASLTGEVRLFDEAERDTLLASLPREGPLPHAAMGPWMESTLAALAGSTVATPPPMHPRVRKLLRHLRAEPAPEDTSLESLSQVAGLSSGRLMHVFTESTGVPLRPYLLWLKLQRAAGAIAAGRSLGEAAHAAGFSDAAHLTRTFQRMFGTAPSLLQRRSQFVQAQARTSEAS, translated from the coding sequence ATGCTGCTCGCCCGCCCCGCCGACCTCGCGCCCCGCGCCCCCTGGCCCGACATGCCGCTGGTGGTGTGGCCCGCGGCGCTCGCGCTCTGGGGCCCGGGCGAGACATCGTCGAAGCACGCGCACCATGCGATTCACCTGATGTTCCGGCGGGAGGGCACGCTGTCGGTCCGCGCGGGCTCGGCGAAGACGGACACGCGCGCCGCGGGCGTGCTCGTGGGGCCGGACGTCACCCACACCGTGGATGCACGCGGAGGCGAGGTGCTCCTGCTCTTCGTCGAGCCGGAGAGCCAGGACGGCCTCCGGCTGCGGGCCTCGCTCACGGGCGAAGTCCGCCTCTTCGATGAAGCCGAGCGCGACACCCTGCTCGCCAGCCTTCCCCGTGAGGGGCCGCTGCCCCACGCGGCCATGGGCCCATGGATGGAGTCCACGCTCGCGGCCCTGGCGGGCTCCACCGTGGCGACGCCGCCCCCCATGCATCCGCGCGTGCGCAAGCTGCTGCGCCACCTGCGCGCGGAGCCCGCACCGGAGGACACGTCGCTGGAGTCGCTGTCGCAGGTTGCGGGGCTGTCCTCGGGGCGGCTGATGCATGTCTTCACCGAGTCCACCGGGGTCCCGCTGCGCCCCTACCTGCTCTGGCTGAAGCTCCAGCGCGCGGCGGGGGCCATCGCCGCGGGGCGCTCGCTGGGAGAGGCCGCCCATGCCGCGGGCTTCTCCGACGCGGCGCACCTCACGCGCACCTTCCAGCGCATGTTCGGCACCGCGCCCTCGCTGCTTCAACGTCGCAGCCAGTTCGTTCAAGCCCAGGCACGCACCTCCGAAGCATCTTGA
- a CDS encoding aldo/keto reductase family protein produces MHFRHLGRSGLAVSEISFGNWLTHGSQVEEEAALACVKAALDVGITTFDTADVYAGTRAEAVLGRALKGQRRAGYELFTKVYWPTGPGKNDTGLSRKHIMESIHGSLTRLQTDYVDLYQAHRFDTATPLEETMLAFADIVRQGKALYIGVSEWTADQIRLGAAMARELRIPFISSQPQYSMLWRVIEAQVIPASLEEGLGQIVWSPMAMGVLTGKYLPGKPPPAGSRATDPSGSRFIARFMKEDVLTRVQQLRPLAESAGLTMAQLAVAWVLQNKGVSSAIIGASRPEQVLDTAKAAGVKLEPELMRRIDEVLGPVVERDPALTETPDRKL; encoded by the coding sequence ATGCACTTCCGTCATCTTGGCCGCAGCGGCCTGGCAGTCAGTGAGATTTCCTTCGGCAACTGGCTCACCCACGGCTCGCAGGTCGAGGAGGAGGCGGCGCTCGCGTGCGTGAAGGCCGCGCTGGACGTGGGCATCACCACGTTCGACACGGCGGATGTCTATGCGGGCACCCGCGCGGAGGCCGTGCTGGGACGCGCGCTGAAGGGCCAGCGCCGCGCGGGCTATGAGCTGTTCACCAAGGTGTACTGGCCCACGGGCCCGGGGAAGAACGACACGGGCCTGTCGCGCAAGCACATCATGGAGTCCATCCACGGCTCGCTCACGCGGCTCCAGACGGACTACGTGGACCTGTATCAGGCGCACCGCTTCGACACGGCCACGCCGCTGGAGGAGACGATGCTCGCGTTCGCGGACATCGTCCGGCAGGGCAAGGCCCTCTACATCGGCGTCTCCGAGTGGACGGCCGACCAGATTCGACTGGGCGCGGCGATGGCTCGGGAGCTGCGCATCCCGTTCATCTCCAGCCAGCCGCAGTACTCCATGCTCTGGCGCGTCATCGAGGCGCAGGTCATCCCCGCGTCGCTCGAGGAGGGGCTCGGGCAGATTGTGTGGTCGCCCATGGCGATGGGCGTGCTCACCGGCAAGTACCTCCCGGGCAAGCCGCCTCCCGCGGGCAGCCGCGCCACGGACCCGTCGGGCTCGCGCTTCATCGCGCGGTTCATGAAGGAGGACGTGCTCACGCGCGTGCAGCAACTGCGTCCGCTCGCGGAGTCCGCGGGACTCACCATGGCGCAGCTCGCGGTCGCCTGGGTGTTGCAGAACAAGGGCGTCTCCTCCGCCATCATCGGCGCCTCGCGTCCGGAGCAGGTGCTGGACACCGCGAAGGCCGCGGGCGTGAAGCTGGAGCCGGAGCTGATGCGCCGCATCGACGAGGTGCTGGGCCCCGTCGTCGAGCGCGACCCCGCGCTCACCGAGACGCCCGACCGGAAGCTCTAG
- a CDS encoding PQQ-dependent sugar dehydrogenase: MRSSQILSTFACALWLSFAATAHAQDATQPAPGNESEEAAPTSLGSPFPPAFPGQTNGPVVTSTTRYQVTQIAAGFNRPWAIAFLPDGRMLVTEKPTGKLYIVTQQGAKSAPVAGLPAVDGRDQGGLLDVEVAPDFATTRLIYWTYYEPRSNGNGLAVGRGRLLDGAQPRIDSLRIIFRMKPTLDSTMHAGGRLVFHPDGTLFVTLGERSILPGRVQARQLNSHFGKIVRINPDGSVPANNPFVNRTGARPEIYSLGHRNILAAALDGQGRLWEVEMGPLGGDELNLVAAGKDYGWPTIGYGTEYSGAPIHQSGQGPGMEQPVYFWNPVISPSGMTIYSGNLFPEWKGNFFIGGLSSHALVRLVIANDRVVGEERLKPAGNGRVREVVQGPEGALYLLTDDPNGRLLKMTPQGATP; the protein is encoded by the coding sequence ATGCGTTCGAGTCAGATTCTGTCGACCTTCGCCTGCGCCCTCTGGCTGTCCTTCGCGGCGACGGCACACGCCCAGGACGCCACCCAGCCCGCACCCGGGAACGAGAGCGAAGAGGCCGCCCCCACCTCCCTCGGCTCCCCCTTCCCACCCGCGTTTCCCGGCCAGACGAACGGCCCCGTCGTCACCTCCACCACGCGCTACCAGGTCACCCAGATTGCCGCGGGCTTCAATCGCCCCTGGGCCATCGCCTTCCTGCCGGATGGGCGCATGCTGGTGACGGAGAAGCCCACCGGGAAGCTCTACATCGTCACGCAGCAAGGCGCGAAGTCGGCCCCCGTCGCGGGCCTCCCCGCCGTGGATGGACGCGACCAGGGCGGCCTGCTCGACGTCGAGGTGGCCCCCGACTTCGCCACCACCCGCCTCATCTACTGGACCTATTACGAGCCCCGCTCGAACGGCAACGGACTCGCCGTCGGCCGAGGCCGGCTCCTGGACGGCGCCCAGCCTCGCATCGACAGCCTGCGCATCATCTTCCGCATGAAGCCCACGCTCGACTCGACGATGCACGCGGGCGGGCGACTGGTGTTCCATCCCGACGGCACGCTGTTCGTCACGCTGGGCGAGCGCTCCATCCTCCCCGGCCGCGTCCAGGCCCGTCAGCTCAACAGCCACTTCGGCAAGATTGTCCGCATCAACCCGGACGGCTCCGTGCCCGCGAACAACCCGTTCGTGAACCGCACGGGCGCCCGCCCCGAAATCTACTCCCTGGGCCACCGCAACATCCTGGCCGCCGCGCTGGATGGACAGGGCCGCCTGTGGGAGGTCGAGATGGGCCCGCTGGGCGGTGACGAGCTCAACCTCGTCGCCGCGGGCAAGGACTACGGCTGGCCCACCATCGGCTACGGCACCGAGTACTCCGGCGCCCCCATCCACCAGAGCGGCCAGGGCCCCGGCATGGAGCAACCCGTTTACTTCTGGAACCCAGTGATTTCTCCGTCCGGGATGACCATCTACTCCGGCAACCTGTTCCCCGAATGGAAGGGCAACTTCTTCATCGGCGGCCTGTCGAGCCACGCGCTCGTGCGACTCGTCATCGCGAATGACCGCGTCGTCGGCGAAGAGCGGCTCAAGCCCGCGGGGAACGGACGGGTCCGCGAGGTCGTCCAAGGTCCCGAAGGTGCCCTCTACCTGCTCACCGATGACCCCAATGGCCGACTGCTCAAGATGACGCCCCAGGGCGCCACCCCGTAG
- a CDS encoding MotA/TolQ/ExbB proton channel family protein, whose amino-acid sequence MTLPILLAQTGQPELGWLSSKLLGVTLTSAEWVLWILVVLSVLSIAIMLERTVYFARHRLPDSESLAVRLARGDFEAARKAVEGRTGMEAAVIREALASTSQGADTVEQVIASTMARERPQYERFLSFLGTLGNNAPFIGLFGTVLGIIKAFHDLGAANVKGAAIQQTVMAGISEALVATAVGLAVAIPAVVAFNIFNRQLKTLTSRANALGHALVGSLRAEGRTPEGR is encoded by the coding sequence ATGACGCTTCCCATCCTCCTGGCCCAGACAGGGCAACCCGAGCTCGGCTGGCTCAGCAGCAAGCTGCTCGGCGTCACGCTCACCTCCGCCGAATGGGTCCTCTGGATTCTCGTCGTCCTGTCCGTGCTCTCCATCGCCATCATGCTGGAGCGCACGGTGTACTTCGCGCGGCACCGTCTTCCGGACTCGGAGTCGCTCGCGGTGCGGCTGGCCCGGGGTGACTTCGAGGCGGCGCGCAAGGCGGTGGAGGGCCGCACCGGCATGGAGGCCGCCGTCATCCGCGAGGCCCTCGCGTCCACCTCGCAGGGCGCGGACACCGTGGAGCAGGTGATTGCCTCCACCATGGCGCGCGAGCGTCCCCAGTACGAGCGCTTCCTGTCGTTCCTCGGCACGCTGGGCAACAACGCCCCGTTCATCGGCCTGTTCGGCACGGTGCTCGGCATCATCAAGGCGTTCCATGACCTGGGCGCCGCCAACGTGAAGGGCGCGGCCATCCAGCAGACCGTCATGGCGGGCATCTCCGAGGCGCTCGTCGCCACCGCCGTGGGCCTGGCCGTCGCGATTCCCGCCGTCGTCGCCTTCAACATCTTCAACCGCCAGCTCAAGACGCTCACCAGCCGCGCCAACGCCCTGGGCCACGCCCTGGTCGGCAGCCTGCGCGCCGAGGGCCGCACGCCGGAGGGCCGCTAG
- a CDS encoding biopolymer transporter ExbD, translated as MAGGAQDNEEEITGINVTPLVDIVLVLLIIFMVTANFIVRETVEVDLPRAANGGETVQGLVNVVLDKEGKLYFDGAHVTDAELTRKVAEAVAKDKDTRAIISADQSIAYGQVMRLIDTVKGQGIAKFALNIEKDVAPAAAPATP; from the coding sequence ATGGCCGGAGGCGCGCAGGACAACGAAGAGGAAATCACGGGCATCAACGTCACGCCGCTCGTGGACATCGTGCTGGTGCTCCTCATCATCTTCATGGTGACCGCCAACTTCATCGTCCGCGAGACGGTGGAGGTGGACCTGCCCCGCGCGGCCAACGGCGGCGAGACGGTGCAGGGCCTGGTCAACGTGGTGCTCGACAAGGAGGGGAAGCTCTACTTCGACGGCGCCCACGTGACGGACGCGGAGCTGACGCGGAAGGTGGCCGAGGCCGTCGCCAAGGACAAGGACACCCGCGCCATCATCAGCGCCGACCAGAGCATCGCGTACGGACAGGTGATGCGGCTCATCGACACGGTGAAGGGCCAGGGCATCGCCAAGTTCGCGCTCAACATCGAGAAGGACGTGGCCCCCGCGGCCGCGCCCGCCACCCCCTGA
- a CDS encoding TonB family protein produces the protein MSQAVLDDNSVLPRRDSASRVVVIFTLVSLALHGVGFWWLSRIAERPRPVAQRPVELVMVEVTKPPPPPPPEEKKEEPKPPPPKPKPVKPPPIKVAEAPKPVPPPPEQAPPPPNEPPPPTPQAKPPPLVVGMTMSSTTSAGSFAAPVGNTAYGQVAATAKDPKEVKAYSAPRYTPIYQVDSEPTVASEVKIPYPEEARRAGIEGTVTLSITIDHEGRVVAVKVLSGPGYGLNEAARDAIKRFRFKPAIKGGEAVSTEMKYSYTFLLD, from the coding sequence ATGAGCCAGGCGGTCCTCGACGACAACTCCGTCCTCCCCCGCAGGGACAGCGCCTCGCGGGTGGTGGTCATCTTCACGCTCGTGTCGCTCGCGCTGCACGGCGTGGGCTTCTGGTGGCTCAGCCGCATCGCGGAGCGCCCGCGCCCCGTCGCGCAGCGCCCCGTGGAGCTGGTCATGGTGGAGGTGACGAAGCCGCCTCCGCCTCCACCGCCCGAGGAGAAGAAGGAGGAGCCCAAGCCTCCGCCGCCCAAGCCCAAGCCGGTGAAGCCCCCGCCCATCAAGGTGGCCGAGGCGCCCAAGCCCGTGCCGCCTCCGCCGGAGCAGGCGCCGCCGCCGCCCAACGAGCCGCCTCCGCCCACGCCCCAGGCCAAGCCGCCGCCGCTCGTGGTGGGCATGACGATGTCCTCCACCACCAGCGCCGGCTCCTTCGCCGCGCCCGTGGGCAACACCGCCTACGGCCAGGTCGCCGCCACCGCGAAGGACCCCAAGGAGGTGAAGGCGTACTCCGCGCCCAGGTACACGCCCATCTACCAGGTGGACTCGGAGCCCACCGTGGCCTCCGAGGTGAAGATTCCCTACCCGGAGGAGGCGCGGCGCGCGGGCATCGAGGGCACGGTGACGCTGTCCATCACCATCGACCATGAGGGACGCGTGGTCGCCGTCAAGGTGCTCTCCGGCCCTGGCTACGGACTCAACGAAGCCGCGCGAGACGCCATCAAGCGCTTCCGCTTCAAGCCCGCCATCAAGGGCG